In the genome of Brachypodium distachyon strain Bd21 chromosome 3, Brachypodium_distachyon_v3.0, whole genome shotgun sequence, the window TAGTCATGCCACAATGTCTTAgtcatgttttcttttcgaaaaggggtgcaagccccggcctctgcatcaatgtCTTAGTCATGTGTTTGGCTCACTGCCATACTTGTGGCTTGCCACACTTCCTTAGCCatttggtccacatgtcataGAGTCATTTTCTTGCCAAATCTTGTCTCACTTGTGGTGACTATTTTGTCCACCACACCTTTTGTGGTAGCCACAATTACGGTCGTGATAGATTATCATTTTTATTCTTTGATCATATTCAATCATAACATATCAGTAacatgtgtttgtttgttctctTAGACACACTATGTCCTGCTACTATGTTCGTTCAAAGAACAACTACAACAGCATGTCCGTGTTCATGCAATGGAAGCAGTGATGGCTTGCTGGGAACTAGAACAAAATCTACAGAGTTTAACAGGTGAAGtcctttttcatttctttaaGCTTACACTAAAGTAGCGAttgtagcatttttttttctccaattGTATCCGTGTGTTTTGAACTGTAACCTTAATTTCTGCTTGCTTCAACTATTACTACAGAGTAGTCAAATTTTGCACTCACACTTGGTGTGACCTAATTCTTTTGAATGTTTTGAGTAGTATCAGTTGCTCAAAGATTTTCTTATATGCATCAATGGTTAATTTGTGTAGCAACATCAAAGCTGTCTCCATGACATATATTACATATTATGTGGAGTTGCTCTTCAAGTCTATGCTGTGGTATCTCATGGAAATTGTCCTCATAAATAAATACAGATGTTTTTCTATCTCTGATCTTGTTCTCCATAATGGTGTGTAGTAATACATCGAACTTTAATCAACAATCCAAAATTTTTTAATAAAGATGTGGAAATTCCACATTATGGGACCAGCACATTGTTCTTCTGCTCTTGATTAGCTTAGACtgttttgaaattcaaaacaaaGAGCAGAGTAGTGAGTAGTGACTAGCATATCTGCCGCATGTAAACCACAATTGCATTGCACATACAGATGATAAACATATTTTGTATTTGGGCAATAAACATAGCAGTGTAATGCTTTCTTAGCACTATTGTTACCGAGTTCTGTTTGAACAATAATGCtcatttttcaagaaaaatgtATTCTATAGATAAATCATATAATTGAACATTACTCCTGGCCTATATAAGTACTGAAATGTTCGATATAAGTTAGCGAACAGAATTATTGCATTTTTCAGGTTTGTGAGTGCAACAAAACTAACtgttcaaacaaaaatatgatTATTAACTAGAAGTGTATTGACAGGTGTGTCACCTGGTGAGGGCACCGGTGCAACAATGTCTGATGGTGAAGATGACCAAGCGGATAGCGAAGCTAACATGTATGATGCAAGCTTGGATGGACCGGATTCTATGGGGGGATTCGGCCTTCCGACAGAGAGTGAGCGGTCCCTAATGGAACGTGTTCGGCAAGAGCTAAAACATGAGCTCAAACAGGTTAACTAGAGAGTGGATACCAATAATAACTTAGTAGAAATTTACATTGTTTTGCACCTTTAGATAAATGGACATGTTGATGAAGCGTAATTATCATGTGCGTATTACAGGGTTACAAAGAGAAGCTGGTTGACATTAGAGAAGAAATTCTTCGCAAGAGAAGAGCCGGGAAGCTCCCAGGAGATACGACTTCTACATTGAAATCTTGGTGGCAGTCTCATTCGAAGTGGCCATACCCAACAGTAAGTGACAATGACACAAATCACACGATTGGCTTCCTTATGTTGCATTTTACGTTTACGTGTCAGACTAGCACCGTGAGTTTTCACATCTCACACCTAATCTGAGTCTTGCTAGCTTTCTTATCCTGTCCGATCTTCCATACTGTTAATCACACTTTATTTTAGTGCATTTATTTTGGTATTGTAATACCATTTAGACACTACCAAGTATTTTATCTGTTGGTGTTAAACACCAGATATGCACAACTAAATTGGCCCTATCCTTCGTGCAGGAGGAAGACAAGGCGCGGCTAGTGCAAGAAACAGGGCTACAGCTAAAGCAGATCAACAACTGGTTCATCaatcaaagaaaaaggaacTGGCACAGCAACCCATCTTCCTCCACCAATGTCAAAAGCAAACGTAAAAGGTACCAAATTAATCTCCTGCCTGTCGTATGGTATGAAACTCTGGAGTTCCACCTGTCCATTTATTGATATATACATAATTTGAATAAGAAGTAATGCAGGTGATAGCAATTCATAGCGCTTCAAGAAGGTCGTTGCAAAATGCTGAAAGCTCTGTTGGGTGAGTTCGTGGGGGAATACATGTAGAACACAGAAAACAAGGAACTCGCAGCAAAGCTTTAGATCAGGCATGTTCTCAGCAAGATCCACCAGGGTCAGCAGCCGTACGTATGTTAGAAACCAGTTATTTATAGACAAAGGAAACTAATTGCTTCTTATAAGTAAACACGTAGTTCTGTAAACGCTTGATTTGAAGAATAGAGGAAGCTATTCCAATGGCTTGTATATGGTGGCAGTTTGGCACTATTTATTTCATTAGAATGATGGTTAGATATCACATGGTAGTAATGTCTAGTTGATTGTCTCTGTGTTGCTTTCCGTATATGGCAGAACTCCCAATCTATTCGCatgatattttcttttatcatatatgcatgtattgTTGTGTACTATACTACTAGATGTCGTCACGTCTATTTTTCAAGAGCTCTTTTAAGACACTAACTTATTTTTCACGATATAAGATATACTCTctcgtcccaaaataagtgtcgcacCAGTTGGCCTCTTGGACCTAACAACGTGGGGGTGatgctttcttttttcaaaaagattTTTGAAACCCCCGGTCTGCATCAAATTGATGCATACGACATCTATTATATTATTTACAAACCAGACAAAACTAATATATCGATTAAACCAAAACTATCTTCCTGACAACAATAATTGTCGCAACACCTACAAGCTTGAAGAAAAGAGTGACCATGATCAGAGCCATCTGCCATGATCACATAACAACGCACATCATTAAAACTGAAGAGGGTGAACATGACCAGGGTTGTCTGCTCTCACCACACACCAACGCACATCTTGTAAATTCGGAGGACAGCCCAACTGGTCCAACAAATTCTTAGCGCGTACCGTATGCGCATGCTCCAGAAACCACTGCCGTCGTCTTTCACCGACCATCTTCAGTACAGGATCGAAGCATTGACCTTGTCAGGCCTGCCATTGACGTCGTCATGACGCCAGATAACGCCACCCTCCTACACGACACGCTTCCAGCAACACACATCCACCCAGGGACAGAGCCAGGAATTCTACATGAGAGGGCGAAATTAGAAACTTCACCTATTTTTAAGTGATTTTTAATGAGCTAATTAGCAGCTattaagtaaaataaaatttctttCTCCGTACCTGCATCCACCCGAGACCTTGTTGCATCATACCGCCGAGATCCACTGACATCGACACGGTAGATACCGTGCTCCACCTCCTAGCCCTCCCAGCCAGCACTTGCTCCAAGACGTCGAGCGAAGCCATCGTCCGATCCGGTGAGACCCCAAATATGGGGTTTCCATATTAGTTGTACTGCATTGAACAAGGCACCATGGGCCATTGGGAATCTGGCATGGGAAAACTACTTACCTTATGCAATTAAACAAGGTACTCAGAAAAATaagaagagtaaaatgcacccacggtcctaatttttttgtaaatgtGTCAAATTAGTACTAAATCTTTGAAAATGTCCGTCTAGAGCCTCAAACTTTTGTAAGTGGTCATAGGTCCTAAGTGTGTTTATATACGTCTGACCGATAGACGTGGCAGTTTGACTTGTACCAAGTCAGATAAACCTTTGAAACATAAACTTGCACCTAGCTCTCTGCATCTCTGGTCTTTCCCATCTGCGGTCCCTCTCTCTGCAAAATCCCCAAAAGGCCAAAAGCACTCCCCTTAGCCTCTCGCTCGGTCGCTCGCTCCGCATCTCCATTGACGCCTTCTGAACGGAATGCCGGGACGCGCTCCACCGCCACCCCGACCTACGACAAGCAGCCCACGGGATTCTCAGCCAGGCCGATGGGTTTCACACGGTCGCGCCTGGCCGGAGGCAGAACCTGCTGGTCGTCGCCGTCGACTGCTACGGCCATGAAGGGAACCGGACCTCGGGTGGGGTACGTGCTGTCGACCGGCATGACCATCGCTAAGTACGCCGTACACACACATGAAGATGAGGGGTACCATGCCGAGGCTCGAGAAGGCCAGTGGGCGTAGGTGTGCGAGTGCGACCTCACCGTCGACACCACGACCTTTTCCGTGCACTGCCACGCCTAAGCCTCCTCGGACGCGTCCAAGGTGAGCAGAGCAAAGCACCACCGTTCCTAACTTCCTTTGCCATCCCGTTaattcctctctctctctctcc includes:
- the LOC100846624 gene encoding homeobox protein knotted-1-like 13 isoform X2, with amino-acid sequence MAFHGHLPHEMAMLQPLGADDAAAAAAAAAAGAAGGGAPPAWMRQYGGDGGSFLHLQQTTSDSSPSAAAAGVQWIGAGGEEVVAAAMGGGMVVEEAEARSKAEVLAHPLYEQLLSAHVACLRIATPVDQLPRIDAQLAQSQGVVAKYSTAGGLAAGDDTRELDQFMTHYVLLLCSFKEQLQQHVRVHAMEAVMACWELEQNLQSLTGVSPGEGTGATMSDGEDDQADSEANMYDASLDGPDSMGGFGLPTESERSLMERVRQELKHELKQGYKEKLVDIREEILRKRRAGKLPGDTTSTLKSWWQSHSKWPYPTEEDKARLVQETGLQLKQINNWFINQRKRNWHSNPSSSTNVKSKRKSNAGDSNS
- the LOC100846624 gene encoding homeobox protein knotted-1-like 13 isoform X3, whose protein sequence is MAFHGHLPHEMAMLQPLGADDAAAAAAAAAAGAAGGGAPPAWMRQYGGDGGSFLHLQQTTSDSSPSAAAAGVQWIGAGGEEVVAAAMGGGMVVEEAEARSKAEVLAHPLYEQLLSAHVACLRIATPVDQLPRIDAQLAQSQGVVAKYSTAGGLAAGDDTRELDQFMTHYVLLLCSFKEQLQQHVRVHAMEAVMACWELEQNLQSLTGVSPGEGTGATMSDGEDDQADSEANMYDASLDGPDSMGGFGLPTESERSLMERVRQELKHELKQGYKEKLVDIREEILRKRRAGKLPGDTTSTLKSWWQSHSKWPYPTEEDKARLVQETGLQLKQINNWFINQRKRNWHSNPSSSTNVKSKRKR
- the LOC100846624 gene encoding homeobox protein knotted-1-like 13 isoform X1 yields the protein MAFHGHLPHEMAMLQPLGADDAAAAAAAAAAGAAGGGAPPAWMRQYGGDGGSFLHLQQTTSDSSPSAAAAGVQWIGAGGEEVVAAAMGGGMVVEEAEARSKAEVLAHPLYEQLLSAHVACLRIATPVDQLPRIDAQLAQSQGVVAKYSTAGGLAAGDDTRELDQFMTHYVLLLCSFKEQLQQHVRVHAMEAVMACWELEQNLQSLTGVSPGEGTGATMSDGEDDQADSEANMYDASLDGPDSMGGFGLPTESERSLMERVRQELKHELKQGYKEKLVDIREEILRKRRAGKLPGDTTSTLKSWWQSHSKWPYPTEEDKARLVQETGLQLKQINNWFINQRKRNWHSNPSSSTNVKSKRKRSNAGDSNS